A window of Fundidesulfovibrio putealis DSM 16056 genomic DNA:
CGTCACCTCGCGTGAGGTCTCCGCGAGCTCCTTCATGGCCTGCGCAGCCTGGACCGCGATGGCGTTCACGTCGTCCACGGTGTGGGTGATCTCCTCCGAGGCGGCGGACTGCTGCTCGGCGGCGGTGGCGATGGAGCGGACCATGTCCGCCGTGGCCACCGAGGCCCCCAGGATCTCCTGCAGGGCGTCTCCGGCATTCTTGACCAGGTCCGCGCCGAGTTCCACGTCCTTGCCTGCGGCCTCCATGAGGTCCACGTTCTGCTTCGCGCCAAGCTGGATGCCGCTGACGGCCTCATGGACCTCCCGGGTGGCGTCCATGGTCTTCTCGGCGAGTTTCCGCACCTCGTCGGCCACCACGGCGAAGCCGCGTCCGGCATCGCCCGCACGCGCGGCCTCGATGGCCGCGTTCAGCGCCAGCAGGTTGGTCTGGTCCGCGATGTCGGTGATGAGGTTCATGATCCGGCCCACGCCCTGGGCCTTCTCGCCCAGCTCGTGCAGGCTCTGGCTCATGCGCCGGGTCTGCTCGCGCACGTTCATGATGGCCTCGATGGAATCCTCGGTCACCTTGCGGCCATGCTCGGCCTTTTCGCGGGCGTTCTCCGCGAAGCGCGCGGCCTCGGAGGCGTTGCGTGCCACCTCCAGCACCGAGGCGTTCATCTCCTCCACGGCGGTGGCCGTCTCCTGGATGCGGTGGCGCTGGTTGTCGGTGCCCCGCTCGGTTTCGTCGATGCGCGAAAGCAGGTGCTTGGCTGTCCCGGCCAAGTGATGGGCCACGCCCTCGGCCTGCTCGGCGGCCTTGGAGATGACCGCGTTCTGGTTCTCGATGCGCCGCTGCTGCTCGCGGCGCTCGGTCACGTCGCGCCAGAAGGTTATGGAGCCCAGCAGGTTGCCGTCCATGTCGAAGAACGGCGTGGTGGTGACGGCGATCTGGAGCGTCTTGCCCGAGGGCAGGGGCAGTTCGGTCTCTCCGGACAGGGGGGTGCGCTGCTTGATGGCCCGGTCGGAGAGGCCTTCGCTGTTGGGATCGTTGCGGAAGAACATGCCGGAGCGCATGCCGATGAAGGCTTGCGGCGCCTCGCGTTTTTCCAGCAGGTCGCACATGAGCTGGTTGACCCAGAGCATGGTGAAGTCCGGCCCCACGATGCCGCAGGGCACGGGGATGCCGCTCAGCACGCCCTCGGAAAAACCCAGCTTGTCCTTGAGCTGGGCCACCATGTGTTCCAGGTCCCCGGCCAGTACGGTCAGCTCGTCCTGGCCGTGCACGTCGAAGGACACCTTCAGGTTGCCTGCGGCCACCTGCTCCGTGGCGGACACCAGCAGCTTGA
This region includes:
- a CDS encoding methyl-accepting chemotaxis protein; protein product: MNISKSINAKLTLTIAAISLAVIAAIMIIEGYGVRSMMSQQIMRSAEAEADLAYMGLEKPMIVGDNKGTIAEFAAIREKFKGLSASMTSYTGNVTYSTDPSLVRKDFAAAAGSEELARLHQRGLKENIRQSIFIDQGGKHLLARVISVPNQRKCHHCHGSSEPILGQMVLIQDVSAEWSAMRSQLITSASVGLGGLVLLVGVSVWAIGTVLIRRVKLLVSATEQVAAGNLKVSFDVHGQDELTVLAGDLEHMVAQLKDKLGFSEGVLSGIPVPCGIVGPDFTMLWVNQLMCDLLEKREAPQAFIGMRSGMFFRNDPNSEGLSDRAIKQRTPLSGETELPLPSGKTLQIAVTTTPFFDMDGNLLGSITFWRDVTERREQQRRIENQNAVISKAAEQAEGVAHHLAGTAKHLLSRIDETERGTDNQRHRIQETATAVEEMNASVLEVARNASEAARFAENAREKAEHGRKVTEDSIEAIMNVREQTRRMSQSLHELGEKAQGVGRIMNLITDIADQTNLLALNAAIEAARAGDAGRGFAVVADEVRKLAEKTMDATREVHEAVSGIQLGAKQNVDLMEAAGKDVELGADLVKNAGDALQEILGASVATADMVRSIATAAEQQSAASEEITHTVDDVNAIAVQAAQAMKELAETSREVTQVASELREVIGAMSQGAGEPAKRLG